A DNA window from Mycolicibacter hiberniae contains the following coding sequences:
- the msrB gene encoding peptide-methionine (R)-S-oxide reductase MsrB: MTSPKVSLTDDEWRAKLSPEEFAVLRRAGTEPPNTGEYTDTTAEGIYECRACGAELFRSTEKFPSHCGWPSFFDPADSDAVILRPDNSLGRQRTEVLCASCHSHLGHVFTGEGYPTPTDQRYCINSICLRLVPPS, translated from the coding sequence ATGACGTCTCCCAAGGTCTCCCTCACCGACGATGAGTGGCGCGCGAAGCTCAGTCCCGAAGAGTTCGCGGTGCTGCGCCGCGCTGGTACCGAGCCGCCCAACACCGGCGAATACACCGACACGACCGCCGAGGGCATCTACGAATGCCGGGCCTGCGGTGCGGAGTTGTTCCGCAGCACCGAGAAGTTCCCGTCGCACTGTGGCTGGCCGTCGTTCTTCGACCCGGCCGACTCCGACGCCGTGATCCTGCGCCCGGACAACTCGCTGGGCCGACAGCGCACCGAGGTGTTGTGCGCCTCCTGCCACAGCCATCTGGGGCATGTGTTCACCGGAGAGGGCTACCCCACCCCGACCGACCAGCGTTACTGCATCAACTCGATCTGTCTGCGCCTGGTGCCGCCGTCCTAG
- the hemQ gene encoding hydrogen peroxide-dependent heme synthase — MAHLDYDKLNSTIRYVMFSVFSVNPGGLDGGSESREAIADQAATFFKQQEERGVVVRGIYDVAGLRADADFMIWTHAERIEDLQATYAGFRRTALGRACAPVWSSVALHRPAEFNRSHVPAFIAGEPAGAYVCVYPFVRSLEWYVLPEEDRRRMLAEHGMAARSYKDVRANTVPAFALGDYEWILAFEAPELDRIVDLMRDLRNTEARLHAREETPFFTGPRVEVEQLVASLP, encoded by the coding sequence ATGGCGCACCTCGACTACGACAAACTGAACTCCACCATCCGCTACGTGATGTTCTCGGTGTTCTCGGTGAATCCGGGCGGACTCGACGGGGGCTCGGAGAGCCGTGAGGCGATCGCCGACCAAGCCGCAACCTTCTTCAAACAGCAGGAGGAGCGCGGCGTGGTGGTCCGCGGTATCTACGACGTGGCGGGTCTGCGCGCCGACGCCGATTTCATGATCTGGACCCACGCCGAGCGCATCGAGGACCTGCAGGCCACTTACGCCGGTTTCCGCCGCACCGCGTTGGGCCGGGCGTGCGCGCCGGTGTGGAGCAGCGTGGCGCTGCACCGGCCGGCGGAGTTCAACCGCAGCCACGTGCCCGCCTTCATCGCCGGCGAGCCGGCGGGCGCCTACGTCTGCGTGTACCCCTTCGTGCGGTCGCTGGAGTGGTATGTCCTGCCCGAGGAGGATCGCCGCAGGATGCTGGCCGAGCATGGCATGGCGGCCCGGTCGTACAAGGATGTCCGGGCCAACACGGTTCCGGCGTTCGCCCTCGGCGACTACGAGTGGATCCTGGCGTTCGAGGCGCCCGAACTGGACCGGATCGTCGACCTCATGCGCGACCTGCGCAACACCGAGGCGCGTCTGCACGCCCGGGAGGAAACCCCGTTCTTCACCGGGCCCCGGGTCGAGGTCGAGCAGTTGGTGGCGTCGCTGCCGTAG
- a CDS encoding alpha/beta fold hydrolase: protein MVVTAAAVLTGSAPLLAGCAPGLAANPRFATNSGAGAQGQPESTPDQAGPPPVEVPKNDLPWHDCTARMFSDAAVPATPGVRLDCSSYDADVDPLGGGSSSISIGVVRARSVQTPGDAGPVVFTTGWDLPSSLQLPIWLSRAGADVLKSHPIVAVDRRGIGMSSPVDCRSRSQRDEMWNQAQFAPGDDPVANLGTITMEATTDCTDSISPGESSYDNTHAATDLERLRSIWDIPALSLLGIGNGAQVALTYAGSHPGKVARLALDSPIPLGVAAEAAAEQQVKGQQAAFEAFAAQCAAVSCALGPDPKGAIDAILDSARAGQGPGGASVAAVTHAIVTALGYPIGDRVTSTNELARALASANSGDANLLNNLINRAQGTTGSDGHFINACADALNRPTPDRIRELVVGWGKLYPQFGTVGALDMAQCLSWPTSSTPEQPKELKIDVLLLGAQNDPIVGEEGVAATAAAVINAGSASKRVMWQGIGHGAAVYSACTLPPLIGYLDTGKLPDTDVYCPA, encoded by the coding sequence ATGGTGGTCACGGCTGCCGCCGTACTGACCGGGTCCGCGCCGCTGCTGGCCGGTTGCGCACCCGGGCTGGCCGCCAACCCGCGGTTCGCGACCAACTCCGGGGCCGGCGCTCAGGGCCAACCCGAATCGACCCCGGATCAGGCCGGGCCGCCCCCGGTCGAGGTGCCCAAGAACGACCTGCCCTGGCATGACTGCACCGCCCGGATGTTCAGCGACGCCGCCGTGCCCGCCACCCCCGGGGTGCGGCTGGACTGCTCCAGCTACGACGCCGACGTCGACCCACTCGGCGGCGGTTCCTCCTCGATCAGCATCGGGGTGGTGCGGGCCCGCTCGGTGCAGACCCCCGGCGACGCCGGCCCGGTGGTGTTCACCACGGGATGGGACCTGCCGTCGTCGCTGCAGCTCCCGATCTGGCTGTCCCGCGCCGGCGCGGACGTGCTCAAGAGTCACCCGATCGTCGCTGTGGACCGGCGTGGCATCGGGATGTCGAGCCCCGTGGACTGCCGCAGCCGCAGCCAGCGCGACGAGATGTGGAACCAGGCCCAGTTCGCCCCCGGCGACGACCCGGTGGCCAATCTGGGCACCATCACGATGGAGGCCACCACCGACTGCACCGACTCCATCTCGCCGGGTGAGTCCTCCTACGACAACACCCACGCCGCCACCGACCTCGAGCGGCTGCGCAGCATCTGGGACATTCCGGCACTGTCGCTGCTGGGTATCGGCAACGGCGCCCAGGTCGCCCTGACCTACGCCGGCTCCCACCCGGGGAAAGTGGCCCGGCTGGCCCTGGACTCCCCCATTCCCCTCGGCGTGGCCGCCGAAGCCGCCGCCGAGCAGCAGGTCAAGGGCCAGCAGGCGGCCTTCGAGGCGTTCGCCGCGCAGTGCGCCGCGGTCAGCTGTGCGCTGGGCCCGGACCCCAAGGGCGCCATCGACGCGATCCTGGACTCCGCCCGCGCCGGACAGGGGCCCGGCGGCGCCTCGGTGGCCGCGGTGACCCACGCGATCGTCACCGCCCTGGGTTATCCCATCGGCGATCGGGTCACCAGCACCAACGAACTGGCCAGGGCGCTGGCGTCGGCCAACTCCGGCGACGCCAACCTGCTGAACAATCTGATCAACCGGGCGCAGGGCACCACCGGCAGCGACGGCCACTTCATCAACGCGTGCGCCGACGCCCTCAACCGGCCCACTCCCGACCGGATCCGGGAACTGGTGGTCGGCTGGGGCAAGCTCTACCCCCAGTTCGGCACCGTCGGCGCCCTGGATATGGCGCAGTGCCTGAGTTGGCCCACCAGCAGCACTCCCGAGCAGCCCAAAGAACTCAAGATCGACGTGCTGCTGCTCGGGGCCCAAAACGATCCGATCGTCGGCGAGGAGGGGGTGGCGGCCACCGCTGCGGCCGTCATCAACGCCGGTTCGGCCAGCAAGCGGGTGATGTGGCAGGGCATCGGCCACGGCGCCGCGGTGTATTCGGCATGCACGCTGCCGCCGCTGATCGGCTACCTCGACACCGGCAAACTGCCCGACACCGACGTCTACTGCCCGGCCTGA
- a CDS encoding Clp protease N-terminal domain-containing protein, with product MADPTPLAQSVRLDDLINAITGVHDNPLEQLTDAVLAAEHLGEVADHLIGHFVDQARRSGASWSDIGKSMGVTKQAAQKRFVARPQATALDPEQGFARFTPRARNAVVAAQNAASRAHSSEITPEHLLLGTLDDPDALASVLLTAQHVDPAAVAAAVVIEPGDTEPPALIPYSGPARKALELTFRTALRLGHNYIGTEHLLLALLESEDGCGPLHRTGVDRGRAEADLTRILAGLSTNQAAAPGEETTA from the coding sequence ATGGCCGACCCCACTCCCCTCGCGCAATCCGTCCGCCTCGATGACCTCATCAACGCCATCACCGGCGTGCACGACAACCCGCTCGAGCAGTTGACCGACGCGGTGCTGGCGGCCGAACACCTCGGCGAGGTCGCCGACCACCTGATCGGCCACTTCGTCGACCAGGCGCGGCGCTCCGGTGCGTCATGGAGCGATATCGGCAAGTCCATGGGCGTCACCAAACAGGCCGCCCAGAAGAGGTTCGTCGCACGCCCGCAAGCCACCGCCCTCGATCCCGAACAGGGCTTCGCCCGATTCACTCCCCGGGCACGCAATGCGGTGGTGGCCGCCCAGAACGCGGCCAGCCGGGCGCACAGCAGCGAGATCACCCCCGAGCATCTGCTCCTGGGCACCCTTGACGATCCCGACGCGCTGGCCAGCGTCCTACTGACCGCTCAGCACGTCGACCCCGCAGCGGTCGCCGCCGCCGTGGTCATCGAACCCGGCGACACCGAACCGCCCGCGTTGATTCCGTACAGCGGTCCAGCCCGCAAGGCTCTCGAATTGACCTTCCGCACCGCACTTCGCCTCGGCCACAACTACATTGGCACCGAGCATCTGCTGCTGGCACTGCTGGAATCCGAGGACGGCTGCGGCCCGCTGCATCGCACCGGTGTCGACCGGGGCCGGGCAGAAGCCGATCTCACCCGAATCCTGGCGGGGCTCAGCACCAACCAGGCCGCCGCCCCCGGCGAGGAAACCACCGCCTGA
- a CDS encoding protoporphyrinogen oxidase yields the protein MVTTSYCVVGGGISGLAAAHRLRATLGDAADITIFDPADRLGGLLRTESLGGLSVDVGAEAFIARRREVPALLAELGLADRQRGTTGVRPLLYRNRLLHRLPADTVSGIPSSPASMAGLVDAETLARIAGEPARPLAFEPGSDPALGALVADRFGEQVVASSVDPLIGGVYAGSAATVGLRSAVPGLAALLDEGVPSLTEAVRRTLPATTGVPVFGAISGGYQVLVNALVRSARPRWVQSAVTQIDPVGQGWLLRDASGGHHRADRVVVAVPAPQLARLATGFAPRAAAAASRIDNASSVVVAMAVPAGAAFPDNSGVLVATGERLHAKAITLTSRKWGDRGYGGRVEVLRLSFGRFGDSRIGASDADLLGWSVQDLEAVFGVTVDPIDVRVQRWAAVMPQYRSRHADLIAGLRAALPPTVAVAGNYLDGIGVPACIAAADRAAAAVISATPAP from the coding sequence ATTGTGACCACGTCGTACTGCGTCGTCGGAGGCGGAATCTCCGGCCTGGCCGCCGCCCACCGGCTGCGAGCGACACTCGGCGACGCAGCCGACATCACTATCTTCGATCCCGCCGACCGGCTCGGGGGACTGCTGCGGACCGAGAGCCTGGGCGGACTCAGCGTCGACGTGGGGGCCGAGGCGTTCATCGCCCGCCGGCGCGAGGTGCCGGCCCTGCTGGCCGAGCTCGGGCTGGCCGACCGGCAGCGCGGTACGACGGGGGTGCGGCCGCTGCTGTACCGCAACCGGCTGCTGCACCGGCTGCCGGCGGACACCGTGAGCGGCATTCCGTCCTCGCCGGCGTCGATGGCCGGACTGGTCGACGCCGAGACGCTCGCTCGGATCGCCGGTGAACCCGCCCGCCCGCTGGCATTCGAGCCGGGCAGTGACCCGGCGCTGGGCGCCCTGGTTGCCGACCGGTTCGGCGAACAGGTGGTCGCATCATCGGTCGATCCGCTGATCGGCGGGGTCTACGCGGGGTCGGCCGCGACTGTCGGGCTGCGCTCGGCGGTCCCCGGGCTGGCCGCCCTGCTCGACGAGGGGGTCCCCAGCCTGACCGAGGCGGTGCGCCGAACACTGCCCGCCACGACCGGCGTTCCGGTGTTCGGCGCGATCTCCGGTGGATACCAGGTGTTGGTGAACGCGCTGGTGCGCAGCGCTCGGCCGCGCTGGGTGCAGTCCGCGGTCACCCAGATCGACCCGGTCGGCCAGGGTTGGCTGTTGCGGGACGCCAGTGGGGGCCACCACCGCGCCGACCGCGTGGTGGTCGCGGTTCCCGCGCCGCAGCTGGCGCGGTTGGCCACCGGATTCGCACCCCGCGCCGCGGCGGCGGCCAGCCGCATCGACAACGCCTCCTCGGTGGTGGTCGCCATGGCGGTGCCCGCCGGCGCGGCGTTCCCGGACAACTCCGGGGTGCTCGTGGCCACCGGGGAGCGGCTGCATGCAAAGGCGATCACCCTGACCTCGCGCAAGTGGGGAGACCGGGGCTACGGCGGCCGCGTGGAGGTCCTGCGGTTGTCCTTCGGCCGGTTCGGAGACTCGCGGATCGGCGCCTCCGACGCGGACCTTCTGGGGTGGTCGGTGCAGGACCTGGAGGCGGTCTTCGGGGTCACGGTGGATCCGATCGACGTGCGCGTGCAGCGCTGGGCTGCGGTGATGCCGCAATATCGCTCCCGCCACGCCGACCTGATCGCCGGGCTGCGTGCGGCGCTGCCGCCGACCGTGGCGGTCGCCGGTAACTACCTCGACGGCATCGGGGTGCCGGCGTGCATCGCCGCGGCCGACCGGGCCGCGGCGGCCGTGATCAGCGCCACCCCGGCGCCGTAG
- the aftC gene encoding arabinofuranan 3-O-arabinosyltransferase, with protein MHRAGTALLNAFRPPTSPPSTATVLRSVLWPVAIMSLLHRSIVLPLNGNITDDFKPVYRAVLNFRHGLDIYNEHFDYVDPHYLYSPGGTLLMSPFGYLPETLSRYTFIATNTIAILLAAYLLLRMFGFGLSSVAAPALLAAMFLTESVSSTLVFTNINGVILLAEVLYFRWLLDGRASRQWWAGVAIGLTLVVKPVLMPLLLLPLLSRQWRPFVGAIATPVLFNLVAFPLSSDPSSYFTQTVPYIMGTRDYFNSSILGNGVFFGLPSGLILFMRVLFTVLAALSLWLLYRYYRTRDPRFWMLTSSGVLLTTSFLVLSLGQGYYSIVLFPFLMTVVLPNSVLRNWPAWLAVYGFMTLDKWLIFRWMNIGRPLDYLKITYGWSLLVIVVCAVLCYRYLDAREQGRLDDGIDPAWLATPPAKAAATT; from the coding sequence ATGCACCGGGCGGGCACCGCCCTACTGAACGCGTTCCGGCCTCCCACCTCTCCGCCGAGCACCGCAACCGTGCTGCGTTCGGTGCTGTGGCCGGTGGCCATCATGTCGTTGCTGCACCGCTCGATTGTGTTGCCGCTGAACGGCAACATCACCGATGACTTCAAACCGGTATACCGGGCGGTCCTGAATTTCCGGCACGGCCTGGACATCTACAACGAGCATTTCGACTACGTCGATCCGCACTATCTGTACTCGCCCGGCGGCACGCTGCTGATGTCGCCGTTCGGGTATCTGCCCGAGACGCTGTCGCGCTACACCTTCATCGCCACCAACACGATCGCCATCCTGCTCGCGGCCTACCTGCTGCTGCGGATGTTCGGTTTCGGGCTGAGCTCGGTGGCCGCACCGGCCTTGCTGGCCGCGATGTTCCTCACCGAGAGTGTGAGCAGCACGCTGGTGTTCACCAACATCAACGGGGTGATCCTGCTGGCCGAAGTGCTCTACTTTCGCTGGCTTCTCGACGGCCGGGCGAGCCGCCAGTGGTGGGCGGGGGTCGCGATCGGCCTGACCCTGGTGGTCAAGCCGGTCCTGATGCCGCTGCTGCTCCTGCCGCTGCTGAGCCGGCAATGGCGGCCCTTCGTCGGGGCGATCGCAACACCGGTGCTGTTCAACCTGGTGGCCTTCCCCCTGTCCAGCGACCCGAGCAGCTACTTCACCCAGACGGTTCCCTACATCATGGGCACCCGCGACTACTTCAACTCCTCGATCCTGGGCAACGGCGTGTTCTTCGGCCTGCCCTCGGGGCTGATCCTGTTCATGCGGGTGTTGTTCACCGTGCTGGCCGCGCTCAGCCTGTGGCTGCTCTACCGCTACTACCGCACCCGCGACCCCCGATTCTGGATGCTGACCTCCTCGGGTGTGCTGCTGACAACCTCGTTCCTGGTGTTGTCACTGGGACAGGGCTACTACTCGATCGTGCTGTTCCCGTTCCTGATGACGGTGGTGCTGCCGAATTCGGTGCTGCGCAACTGGCCGGCGTGGCTGGCCGTCTACGGCTTCATGACGCTGGACAAGTGGCTGATCTTCCGATGGATGAACATCGGTCGGCCGCTGGACTATTTGAAGATCACCTACGGCTGGTCGCTGCTGGTGATCGTCGTGTGCGCTGTGCTGTGTTACCGCTACCTCGACGCCCGGGAGCAGGGGCGCCTCGACGACGGGATCGACCCGGCCTGGCTGGCGACTCCACCGGCGAAAGCCGCCGCGACGACCTAG
- the zapE gene encoding cell division protein ZapE — protein sequence MASIAPCDYSSCVPNPATESIDHLVDRHPAVSPERLIAQLKPPPTFAGARFASYRPDPAQPSQAAAVTACTEFCAQALTRRAGRRKLLGKREVLPGVGIYLDGGFGVGKTHLLASIYHEITDTGSVPGAGGTPGTAFATFMELTQLAGVFGFTECIDLLGGYTVVCIDEFELDDPGNTTLVSRLLSELVARGVSIAATSNTLPEQLGEGRFAVQDFLREIHALASIFTPVRVDGPDYRHRDLPPAPEPPSAPEVTQRAAARPGSTLDDFDALCAHLATMHPSRYLTLIEGVSAVFVTDAHPIEDQNVALRLVALTDRLYDAGIPVVASGAKLDQIFSAEMLAGGYRKKYLRATSRLLALSSGG from the coding sequence ATGGCCTCGATTGCACCATGTGACTACAGTTCGTGCGTGCCCAATCCCGCCACCGAGTCGATCGACCACCTGGTGGACCGGCATCCGGCTGTGTCCCCGGAACGGTTGATCGCGCAGCTCAAACCGCCGCCGACGTTCGCAGGTGCCAGGTTTGCCAGCTATCGGCCTGACCCGGCGCAACCCAGCCAGGCCGCCGCCGTGACCGCGTGCACCGAGTTCTGCGCGCAGGCACTGACTCGTCGTGCGGGACGGCGCAAGCTGCTGGGCAAGCGCGAGGTGTTGCCGGGCGTGGGTATCTACCTCGACGGCGGTTTCGGAGTCGGCAAGACGCACCTGCTGGCTTCGATCTACCACGAGATCACCGACACCGGCAGCGTGCCCGGCGCCGGCGGGACGCCGGGGACGGCGTTCGCGACGTTCATGGAGCTGACCCAGCTGGCCGGGGTGTTCGGGTTCACCGAGTGCATCGACTTGCTCGGTGGCTACACCGTGGTCTGTATCGACGAGTTCGAACTGGACGACCCGGGCAACACCACCCTGGTGTCGCGGCTTCTGTCCGAACTGGTGGCGCGCGGGGTCTCGATTGCCGCCACCTCGAACACGTTGCCCGAACAGCTCGGCGAAGGCCGCTTTGCGGTCCAGGACTTTCTGCGCGAGATCCACGCTTTGGCAAGCATTTTCACCCCTGTCCGGGTGGACGGCCCGGACTATCGGCACCGGGACCTGCCCCCGGCACCCGAACCGCCCTCGGCCCCGGAGGTCACGCAGCGCGCGGCGGCGCGGCCCGGGTCGACGCTGGACGATTTCGACGCGCTGTGTGCGCACCTGGCCACCATGCATCCGTCGCGCTATCTGACCCTGATCGAGGGGGTCTCGGCGGTGTTTGTCACCGACGCGCATCCCATCGAGGATCAGAATGTGGCGCTGCGGTTGGTGGCGCTCACCGACCGGCTCTACGACGCCGGTATCCCGGTGGTGGCGTCGGGCGCCAAACTCGACCAGATCTTCAGCGCCGAGATGCTGGCGGGCGGCTACCGGAAAAAATACCTGCGGGCCACCTCACGGTTGCTCGCGCTCAGCAGCGGGGGTTAG
- a CDS encoding pyrimidine reductase family protein produces MSDLSADPGFTLLGATAPVDDTELGRLYAYPEADGPRPWVRANFIGSIDGGATVAGTSGGLAGPGDRSVFMLLRALADVIVVGAGTVRVENYGGARLSVAQRQGRRDRGQSEIPPLAIVTQSGALDRDLRVFNDTEVPPLVLTCTAAAADTRQRLAGNAEVLDCSGDDPERVDEAVLLDALAQRGHLRVLTEGGPRLLGSLIEHELLDELCLTLAPYLVGGLARRIATGPGELTTPMRCAHLLTDDSGYLYARYVKSARL; encoded by the coding sequence ATGTCCGACCTCAGCGCAGATCCGGGCTTCACCCTGCTGGGCGCCACCGCGCCCGTCGACGACACGGAACTGGGGCGGCTGTATGCCTACCCCGAGGCCGACGGGCCGCGGCCATGGGTGCGGGCCAATTTCATCGGCAGCATCGACGGCGGCGCAACGGTCGCCGGCACCTCCGGCGGACTGGCCGGGCCCGGCGACCGGTCGGTGTTCATGCTGCTGCGAGCGCTGGCCGACGTCATCGTGGTCGGGGCGGGCACCGTCCGAGTCGAGAACTACGGCGGAGCACGGCTCAGCGTCGCCCAACGGCAGGGCCGCCGCGACCGAGGACAGTCCGAGATCCCGCCGTTGGCGATCGTGACCCAGTCCGGGGCACTGGACCGGGACCTGCGGGTGTTCAACGACACCGAAGTGCCACCGCTGGTGTTGACCTGCACCGCGGCAGCCGCCGATACCCGGCAGAGGCTGGCCGGCAACGCCGAGGTCCTGGACTGCTCCGGCGATGACCCCGAGCGCGTCGATGAGGCCGTGCTGCTGGACGCATTGGCGCAGCGCGGACACCTGCGGGTGCTGACCGAGGGCGGACCGCGCCTGCTGGGGTCATTGATCGAGCATGAGCTGCTCGACGAGCTGTGCCTGACCCTGGCGCCGTATCTGGTCGGCGGCCTGGCTCGCCGCATCGCCACCGGACCGGGCGAGCTGACAACGCCGATGCGCTGCGCACATCTGCTCACCGACGACTCCGGCTACCTCTACGCCCGGTACGTCAAAAGCGCGCGCCTATAA
- the hemE gene encoding uroporphyrinogen decarboxylase gives MSPRRELPDSPYLTAVAGRTPSRVPVWFMRQAGRSLPEYRELRAQHTMLAACFDPELVCEITLQPVRRHNVDAAILFSDIVVPLRGAGVDLDIVPDVGPVIASPVRTAADVAALKPLDPQQVSAVATAVSLLVDALGQVPLIGFAGAPFTLASYLVEGGPSRTHARTKAMMLADPDSWHELMTRLTDLTIAFLSVQLDHGVDAIQLFDSWAGALCRADYRSYVAPHSARVFATLADRGVPMTHFGVQTGELLGVMAEVMQPAPARMVGVDWRTSLADAATRVGAGTALQGNLDPAVLLAGWPVVERAARAVIADGRAAVQAGAAGHVFNLGHGVLPETDPGVLTDLVSLVHSL, from the coding sequence ATGAGCCCCCGTCGTGAACTGCCTGATTCCCCGTACCTGACCGCCGTCGCCGGCCGGACACCCAGCAGGGTGCCGGTCTGGTTCATGCGCCAGGCCGGTCGTTCCCTGCCCGAATACCGGGAGCTGCGCGCACAGCACACCATGCTGGCGGCTTGCTTCGACCCGGAGCTGGTCTGCGAGATCACCCTGCAGCCGGTGCGCCGCCACAACGTCGATGCGGCGATCCTGTTCTCCGACATCGTGGTGCCGTTGCGCGGGGCCGGGGTGGATCTGGACATCGTGCCCGACGTCGGGCCGGTGATCGCGAGCCCGGTGCGGACCGCCGCCGACGTCGCCGCGCTCAAGCCCCTGGACCCGCAGCAGGTGAGTGCGGTCGCGACGGCGGTATCGCTGCTGGTGGATGCGTTGGGGCAGGTGCCGCTGATCGGCTTCGCCGGCGCGCCGTTCACGCTGGCCTCCTACCTGGTCGAGGGCGGTCCGAGCCGGACCCACGCCCGGACCAAGGCGATGATGCTGGCCGATCCGGACAGCTGGCACGAATTGATGACCCGGCTCACCGACCTGACCATCGCGTTCCTTTCGGTGCAGCTCGACCACGGCGTCGACGCCATTCAGCTGTTCGACTCCTGGGCCGGGGCCCTGTGCCGGGCCGACTACCGGAGCTACGTAGCCCCGCACAGCGCCCGCGTTTTCGCCACGCTCGCCGACCGGGGGGTCCCCATGACGCACTTCGGGGTGCAGACCGGCGAGCTGCTGGGCGTGATGGCCGAGGTCATGCAGCCGGCGCCGGCCAGGATGGTCGGGGTGGACTGGCGCACCTCGCTGGCCGATGCCGCCACCCGCGTCGGCGCCGGCACCGCACTGCAGGGCAACCTGGACCCGGCGGTGCTGCTGGCGGGCTGGCCGGTGGTGGAGCGGGCGGCCAGGGCCGTGATCGCCGACGGCCGGGCCGCGGTGCAAGCCGGAGCGGCGGGGCACGTGTTCAACCTGGGGCACGGCGTGCTGCCGGAGACGGATCCCGGGGTGCTGACCGACCTGGTGTCGCTGGTTCACTCATTGTGA
- a CDS encoding carotenoid oxygenase family protein, with protein MTLTPTPNAAWPAMQKYLASLPPGEHRRAMERLAGLTEADWRSFGVSEPQQAEYDYPVTQIDGSLPAELAGTLYRNGPGRWEDHTGRPLHHLFDGDGMVSAFTIGGGRVHYRNRYVRTRHYRGKTGTRHLGTPAAGGWWANAGRIPPNLANTNIVEHAGHLYALWEGGPPHEIDPVTLQTRGVRRFGGRLRWMGSYSAHPSLCPRSGEMFNFGVEFIPRPHLRIYRTDVRGRLSHFRSVRLPYVAMVHDFALTERYLVFLVSPIIPDAVPIALGRATLGDALHYRPERGSVFVLIPRDGGAVRRVECEAVLQFHLSNAYDDGSDVVVDAITYADGRLLERIARFQTSSLNDAPSEFSRFRITASGRLTRDRLSEAACEFPRHHPGYEGKPHRYAYISSRRRLSSFYDSITKLDLVDQSETTYTAEGEGNSFCEPVFTPRPHATAEDDGWLLTVEYQAAQHASRLVVFDARDLAGGPVARAELTHHIPQGFHGNFSARPAS; from the coding sequence GTGACGTTGACCCCCACGCCCAACGCCGCGTGGCCGGCCATGCAGAAGTACCTGGCGTCGTTGCCCCCCGGCGAACATCGCCGCGCGATGGAGCGGCTTGCCGGCCTCACCGAAGCCGACTGGCGCAGCTTCGGCGTGAGCGAGCCGCAACAGGCCGAATACGACTATCCGGTGACCCAGATCGACGGATCGCTGCCGGCGGAGTTGGCCGGGACGCTGTATCGCAACGGCCCCGGACGGTGGGAGGACCACACCGGGCGGCCATTGCACCACCTCTTCGACGGCGACGGCATGGTCTCGGCGTTCACCATCGGCGGCGGCCGCGTGCACTATCGCAACCGCTACGTCCGGACCCGCCACTACCGCGGCAAGACCGGCACGCGGCACTTGGGCACCCCCGCTGCCGGCGGATGGTGGGCCAACGCCGGCAGAATCCCGCCGAATCTGGCCAACACCAACATCGTGGAACACGCCGGGCACCTCTACGCGCTGTGGGAGGGCGGTCCGCCGCACGAAATCGACCCCGTGACGCTGCAGACCCGCGGGGTGCGCCGGTTCGGGGGCCGCCTGCGCTGGATGGGTTCCTACTCGGCGCACCCGAGTCTGTGCCCGCGCAGCGGGGAGATGTTCAACTTCGGCGTCGAGTTCATCCCGCGACCGCACCTGCGCATCTATCGCACCGATGTCCGCGGCCGCCTGAGCCACTTCCGCTCGGTGCGGCTGCCGTATGTGGCCATGGTGCACGATTTCGCGCTCACCGAGCGCTACCTGGTGTTCCTGGTGTCGCCGATCATCCCCGACGCGGTGCCGATCGCCCTGGGCCGCGCGACCCTCGGTGACGCCCTGCACTATCGGCCCGAACGCGGCAGCGTGTTTGTGCTGATCCCTCGCGATGGCGGCGCCGTCCGGCGGGTGGAGTGCGAGGCCGTGCTCCAGTTCCATCTCAGTAACGCCTATGACGACGGTTCCGACGTGGTTGTCGATGCGATCACCTACGCCGACGGCCGCCTGCTGGAACGCATTGCGCGGTTCCAGACCAGCAGCCTCAACGACGCGCCCTCGGAGTTTTCCCGGTTCCGGATCACCGCGTCCGGGCGCCTGACCCGCGACCGGCTGAGCGAAGCGGCCTGCGAGTTTCCGCGCCACCACCCGGGCTATGAGGGCAAGCCGCACCGGTACGCCTACATCAGCAGCCGGCGTCGGCTGAGTTCGTTCTACGACTCGATCACCAAGTTGGACCTGGTCGACCAGAGCGAGACCACGTACACCGCCGAGGGGGAGGGGAACAGCTTCTGCGAGCCGGTCTTCACGCCCAGGCCGCACGCCACCGCCGAGGACGACGGGTGGCTGCTGACCGTCGAATACCAGGCCGCGCAGCACGCCTCACGCCTGGTGGTCTTCGACGCACGCGATCTCGCCGGTGGCCCGGTGGCCCGCGCCGAACTCACGCACCATATTCCGCAGGGTTTCCACGGCAATTTCAGTGCCCGCCCGGCCAGCTGA